Genomic window (Psychromonas sp. L1A2):
TGCTCTAGCTTGTTTCTTGTCACTAATCCAATCACTAATATATTACTGCTATTCTTTTTGATATAAGACGTTAACGCCACTTCAGGAACACCTTCTAGCAAAATAGTTTTACCAGCAGGAATACGATGCCTTTTAGCAAAGTCAGCTAATCCGTCGCGATGCATAGATAATATTTTACTTTTATATTTAACCAATACAGACGTGACATGATAGCAATGAGCGATTAACCAACTGGCTTTTAACTGTCTAGCCCAACTTTCACTTAAAGTCGCAATATGTTCATCAATCGTCGTAATTCTTGCATGTTCATGCAAAGGATCAACAGCGCCAATCACGCTTAATGGGTGTTTCCAAGCTTGCTTATTAAGCAATAAAACAGGTGCTTTGATATCAGTTAATCGTTGGAAAATAGAGTGCCTTTTATCGACGACGTTATCTTCAATCACCACTACGCTATTTTGATTATTATTAACTTCAGCATTAAGTACTTTCAGGTAATCAGCTGATGAATTGATAGTGATTTCGACATCCATAGCATTCATCGTAAAAAATTTAATTAACTGCTCTTTTTTAGTTTCAATTTTTTGCATTAATTCATCAGATAACTGTTGTTTGTCATTAAATAAATGCCAATAACCACGCCCTTTTAACTGCACACTTGCATCAATAATAATCTTAATCGATTTTTGATGAGGCGGGATAAGATGAACTATTTTATCCAATGACGTTGTTTGATAATAAAATCGACTGTCAATGAACCAAATAAATTGTTCTGTAATCATATATAAATCCACATAGAAAAGGGTTAATCGAGTATATGGCACACATCTTACCATTACAATTTATGCATTATGCTCATCTCCATACGTAATGATTTAACTCGTTATAGAATGACATAGGGTTACAATTGAAATGCTATTGATACGAACAAATACAAAAATCGACTTGAGAATAAAAAAGTAGATAGCTGATTATTGCGACCTACTTTTATGTTTTTATTGAACGAATAAAATGCTCACGACATAGCGAATAAAATCTAGACGTATTTAACTAACGCTAACGAACGATAAGCTTACAGCCAGCGTTTTTTCTTAAACAACATCACTAAACTTATTGAAATGAAGCCCATAAAGCTCAATAGATAATAATAGCCATTAGCGACTTTTAACTCAGGAATATACTCGAAATTCATGCCGTAAAGGCCTGCTAAAAATCCTAATGGAATGAAGATCGCTGTGATCACTGTCAACACTCGCATCGTCGCATTTAGTTGATGAGAAGCAACAGAGAGGTAACCATTCACTAAATCACTACAAATATCATAATGCATTTGTGACAAACTCAATAAACGCTCAATGCGTTCATGCACATCTGTCACCGTATGAAGGTCCGCTTGGTTAATAATAGGCGTTTCATCTGTGACTAGAATCTTTAATTCGCTGCCAATATTACTATGGTAATTAAATGTGCGTTTTAACTTAGTTAAACGTGAACGATACAAAGTAATCTCTTGCATCATTTTATCATCACCACCCATTTGAAATTGATCTTCAATGGATTCTAACTTTTCTTCAAATTCAAAGAGCTTTTGTAAGTAAATGCCACAGCTATAATGAAAAACTCTTAAAGCTAATGTGATGGGACTTTTTGCTAAATACTTCTCGCCTTCATCAGCGAATAATTTATCAATAGAGATAGATTTTTTAGCGTGGCTTGTAATGACAATATTAGTACCAACAAACATAGCAATCTGTAAGTGCTCAAATACAAGATCATCACCTGGATGATAAATGCCACGATAAAGCATAAAGATATAATCATCAAATAATTCGATTTTTGGTGGATGTCGATCTCGCTGAGCATCACTGATTGCCAATGAGTGACAACCTAATTTTTTTAATAATGCGCGCTCTTCTGTCTGATCATGAGAATCAAAATCGATCCATAATGAATCACTTGGATTTTGTTTCCAAATTTCAATTAAAGACTCATCACCATAAGCACATGACTTATCTGACTTTAATAACATACATCTGATCATAATTTTTCTCTTTCTATGATTAAAATAGTGCTTAATACCCGGCGTATAGTGATCTAGCTTTGGCTTTTAGGTACTTTTTAATTGCCTTTTACTTATCTTTTAAATTGCCTTGTTAATAGTATTTACGTACCGATAAATATAAATTCCTTTGCTTCGATAAAGGTTATAGACTTTATTCCAATTTTATAACATTAATTCGGTGAAATATGTCGGTAGATATTATTATTTGGATAGCCATTGTATTGTGTATTTCACAATCTGCTATCTTTTCAGGTTTAAATATAGCCTTATTTTCACTGAGCAGATTACAGCTTGAAGTGGAGTCCACAAAAGGCAATATAGAAGCTAAAAAAGTATTAAGACTGCGTAACGATTCTAACTTTTTATTAACCACTATTTTGTGGGGAAATGTTGGTATTAACGTTTTACTGACTTTATTGTCAGATTCTGCGTTAGCCGGTATTAGCTCTTTCCTTTTTTCCACTATTGCGATCACTATTATTGGTGAAATAACCCCGCAAGCTTACTTTTCAAGAAACGCATTAAAAATGGGTGCCTTTCTATCACCGGTGATACGTTTTTATCAAGTGATATTCTACCCTGTAGCAAAACCGACTGCGCTGATACTTGATGCTTGGTTAGGTAAAGAAGGTATTACTTATTTAGCTGAAAGCGAACTAAGCAGTATTATACGTAAACATATTGAAGCAGAAGAAACAGATATTAATCATGTAGAAGGTATTGGTGCTTTAAACTTCTTTAAGCTCGATAAAATATCAGTGATTGAAGAGGGAGAAGTGATTGATCCTTTCTCTATTATTGCATTACCAACCAAACTCGATTTGCCTATTATTCCTGAAATTACGTCGGCGCCTAATAATGAATTTTTAAAGCTGATGAATAAATCAGGACATCGTTGGGTTGTATTAACTAACTTAGAGGGAGATCCATTGGTTGTAGTTGATTCAGACAGTTTCTTACGTGATGTGTTTTTTGAAACAGAAAACTTTGACCCTTACAAACATTGTCATCGTCCTACAATCATTACCGATGAATCAACCATGCTAAATGATGCCATTATCAGAATGAAAATGGGTGAATCTGTAGACAAAACCTTTGATGGTGCAATTGAGCGAGATGTATTACTTATTTGGGGTGAGAATAAACGCATCATCACTGGCGCAGATATATTTGGTCTATTATTAAAAGGCATCCAACCGCAAGCATTACAGAACAATTTATTATCAACTATAAAAGTTTAACTTATGCTATAACCTATTGTTATTATTTATCTTATTAAGTTATTTCTTATAGAAAGCATGTACAGCAAACAATCACATGCTTTCTATGTTGTCAGTTAACACCCCTGATAAATAAAACCAGATCTAAACGAGTTATAAGCTAACATATCAATATTAATTGCATATCGTAGAAAGCGGCCGCTCAAGCACTACTAAACACTCTCAGGTTGATTGAATTATTCCATCATCTAATCAATATGGCATGTTAGCGAAGAAAAAGGACTTAAAGGAACATTGCATGGACTTATCACAAATTAACGAAATACTATCTTACAAACTCATTACTATTTCAGGCCAAGCAATTACGCTGTCCCACATACTACTTATCCCTGCTGTTATTTTAATAGGCATCCTTTTAACACGATGGATTGCTAAGTTAATCACTAAACGCTTAATTTCGAAGAAAGTTGATCCCAATGTGATTCACTTATTGCTACGTGTTTTTTACGTGATAGCAATGGCTATCCTGTTGGTCACTACACTGGAATTAATTAACGTACCGATTACCGCTTTTGCGTTCTTATCAGGCGCAATCGCGATCGGTGTCGGTTTTGGTGCGCAAAACATTATTAACAACTTCATCAGTGGTTGGATTTTAATGTGGGAACGTCCAATCCGTATTGGAGATTTTTTAGAAGTAGAATCTGCAAAAGGCGTCGTTGAAGAAATTAATACCCGCTCGACACGTATACGTCGTGTAGATGGCGTTCACCTGCTTATCCCTAATAGTAAGTTATTAGAAAATACTGTGGTTAACTGGACCTTAGTTGATAGCTTAGTCAGGACATCGGTAACCGTCGGTGTTGCTTATGGCTCACCCGCTAAAAAAGTAGCAGAGCTTATTATGCAAGCAACAACAGATCAGAAAAGAATAGTAGAAAGTCCTGCTCCAGTCGTTACTTTTGAAGATTTTGGTGATAATGCATTAATGTTTGAAGTGACTTTTTGGTTAGACTCTAACGCCGAGGGAGGTTTAAGGGTAATGCGTAGTAATATTCGCTTTCGCCTTGAAGAACTATTTGAAGAGAATAATATTGTTGTCGCTTACCCGCAAAGAGATATTCACATCGATGGTTCATTAACTATCAATAAATAAAAACACTTAACAACAAACAACTTTGGGTTAATGCTTGAGTTTAAACACTCAATGTAATTAACCTTTGTAACACCTTTAATATTTCTGCACATTTAACAATATGGTTAAGTACAGGTAGTAATAAAGTAAGTTGTTGTTAAAATTAGCAAAATAAAAAACTATATAAGAATAACTAATTAAAAATAATTAGATAAAAGTAACTGCAAAGCAGTCACTAGATAAAAACAACAGAATTTAAGCGGATAACCTCATTATGTTTGAAAAAATATCATCAATCGATTTAACCACTAACGCCTTTTTTCAAACACTAATCAATAATAATAGTGTCTTAACTATCGTCCTTATCTTAGCGTTAATGGCCAGTAAAAGTTATATTTTAAAATTCCTACAAAAAAAAGGAAAAACGAATAAACGCCTAAAAATCAATATTGTAAATAACACTATTACGATCCTAATCTTTATTGGTATTTTTAATATTTGGGCTGCTGAATTCCATGAATTTGCCATCTCGATTGCCGCTTTTGTCGTTGCGATTGTGATTGCGACAAGAGAATTTATTCAATGTTTTATCGGCTTTTTATACATTGTATCTAGCCGACCTTTCCGTATCGGAGATTGGATACAAGTCGGCGATTATTATGGTGAAGTACATTCGATTGATTGGGCTAAATTGACCTTATTAGAAGTGAATATTGATTCCTATGAATACACAGGGAAAACGCTTTATGTGCCTAATAGTAAGTTAATTACTTCTTCTATTAAAAACTTAAACTTCTTAAAACGTTATGCAATGCACCACTTCACTATCACAAGAGATGGCAGTGTTAACCCGTTTATCTTTTTAGATGAATTATATGAAAAAGCACACGGTTACTGCGCTGACTTTAATGACGTTGCAATACGTTACAACCAGTTGATTGAAAACCGTTTAGATGTTCATATTGCAGGACCTGAACCGCATATACAGGTGGCGACCTCTGAGATTGGTGACACCCAACTCATATTTACTATATTCTGCCCAACCGACCGAGCATTAGAAATTGAGCAATGTTTAACAGGTGATTTTATGAGGCTGTGGTTTGAACAACAGCAATTAATAAAGCAGAGTAATTAATGCTACAGAGCGCTTAAAACTGCAATAAAACTAAGCAAAAAACAAAGAACACACAAAATAATAAATAGAAAGGCTGCTTTATAAGCTCAATGAATAGCCTGATTTACAGCTTAAAACAATAAAAAGGAGGGTTTATGTCATTAGAATTATTACCCGATTATATTGAAAAAATTAATAACAATTTTGAAAATGAAACGGATATTAAAGAAGTCATCGTTGAAGTCGAACAAGAATTATCCGACGAACAGATTGCTCTTTTATTAGAATCCTTTCCTATTAAACTCAGAATAGAGATATGGCTTTCTTTCAGTGATGAAACACAACAAAACGTGTTTATTGAGATGAAACCTGAGTCAAGGGAGTTGATATTAAATGCTTGTGATGATGAGCTTTGCTTCCCGCTTTTAACCAAGTTAGATGCGGTTGATTTATTAGAATTATCTGAAAGTTTAAATGATCGATTTATCGATTATGCTGTAAGTAAAATGACAGCAAAACAGCGCAGTCTTTATAAAAAGTCATGTGATTATGCATTAGATGAAGTGGGCCATTGGCAAAACTTTACGGAAGTTCAAATTCCACAACAGTTGAAACTCTCAGCCGTTAAAAAGGTATGTAGCAAAAACTTACCGACCTTTACTGATGTTATTTATATTGTCGACGATAATGCAGTTCTAATCGGTGAAATAGCACTTAATGCCATCTTTAAAGCAGAGAATGAAGAAGAATATAAAAGCTTCATTAACACTGATATTGAATATATTTCTAGTAATGATGATATTGCGATTGCATCGGATAAGTTAATTGATTCAGATACTTCTGCATTACCGGTTATTGATGAAAATCGCTGCTTAACTGGTCGCTTAGATTTACCTACGGCCTATCGTTACAGAGAACAAATAGCGGAAGCTCAACTAATTCAAGCGGCAGGTTTAGTAGAAGAAGAGGATCTATTTGGTAATGTATGGCAAAGCTCTAAAAACCGTGCAGTTTGGTTGGGTATTAATTTAGTCACTGCCTTTTTAGCATCATGGTTTATTGGTTTATTTGAAGCCACGATACAGCAAGTAGTCGCATTGGCCGTATTAATGCCAGTCGTTGCATCGATGGGGGGAATATCAGGAAGCCAAACGATTACATTAATTATACGAGGTTTAGCGTTAGGCCAAATTAATGATGCCAACAAAAAAGATATTATTGCAAAAGAGCTTAAAGTCGGTGCGATTAACGGTGTGTTATGGGCGATAGTGATTGGTGCGATAACCTTTGTGTGGTTCGATAACCCACTATTGTCATTGACTATCTTTATCTCTATCTTAGGTAATATTCTGATCGCTTCATTATCTGGCGTATGGGTGCCTTGGATGTTAAGCAAATTTAATATTGATCCTGCTTTATCTGGCTCAGTTGTGTTAACCACTGTCACTGATATTTTTGGATTTATTGTATTCTTAGGATTAGGCAGTTTATTACTGCTATAGAAAGGCGATAAAAAGCATTTGAAGGATTTTAGAATACACTAAACGATTTAAGCTAAGTAACTTAAGCTAAACCATTTAACACCATTGAAAGATAGGCCCTAATATCATTTCACATAGCACCTAATTGCTTACATTAAGTGCTATGAAAGAGACTGATGTTAGGGCTTTTTGATACTTTAAGTTTTAAAGCAAAAAAGCGATTAATGCCAATCACACTAATTAAGACTTTTATCGCAAAGGTTAGCTAGGTTCTTACATGCGGAAAAAGCTGTAAAACTTGTTCAATCATGTCAACTTTTTGATTCTTCGCGAGATAGTTTGCATAAATTTCACGGCGGAAAACAGGCGCCTCATCGACAAGAAAAAGCTGATTGCTTTTAAGGTATTCAAAGGTAATTTGTCGTGGTAAATAAGCAGCCCCACCAGCATCTAAAATAAAGTTAAGTGCAATTCTGGGCTGACTCATAAAGTGTTTAGCCTCTGGTGCATCTTGAAACTCTCTTAAATACTGTGCAGTAATCGACTCCCCATAATCCACCATAATAAAATCAGTTAACGCCGCAGAACTATCAACATGGTCAGGGTTAGTCGTTACTAAGTGCAAAGGAACGGTGGCTACTTTTTCCGACACAATTTCACCCACAAAAGTTGGATCAAACAAAAAAGCGATATCAATAACGCGGTTTAACAAACTTTTTCTTAGTTCTGGTGCACTATAAGTACTGGTTAATAAACTAACATCCTCGACATTAAGATGGATTTTATGTAACCAGTTTTGCAGAACGATATCCCAAATGGTGCTTGTCGCCCCCACCACTAATTGCATTGAATGCTGTGCTGTTATACCAACATCTTGTTTGGTTTTTTGCCACATAAAGATTAATTCATTGGCATGCTTAATCAAGCGGTGGCCTTCTGGCGTTAACTTTAAGTGTTTTTTACTGCGGTCAAATAGCAATACACCTAAGTCTTCTTCCAACAATTTAATACGCGCACTTACTGCAGATTGAGTTATAAATAAATTTTCTGAAGCGATACGAAAATGTAATGAACGGCTTACTTCTAAAAAGGTTTTTAATAACTCTATTTTCATGCACTTACCCACTAATCAAAAATTTTAATCAAAGACCACAAAACAATTAATTTTATTATATAGCGTTTTGTTTATACACTCCACGCACTTAATTTGAGTTCGGATTAAAGACACCTTAAAAAGTGAATATAGCAGCTGTGTTCATCGCACAGATCTTTATTAAACTCAGGTTGCTCGGTATTTGCGATAGTTGCCTTGATGGTTTTTGTCGCCCCATATTAGTGATACATACACAGGAATTATATTGATGAAAATTGCAATCTTATCTAGAAACCCGAAGCTATATTCTACTCGTCGTTTAAAAGAAGCGGGCGAAGCACAAGGTCATGAAGTCGACATTATCGATACATTACATTGTTATATGGACATCACAAGTAGTCGCCCTACTGTTCGTTACCACGGTGAAGAATTACCACAATATGATGCGATTATTCCACGTATTGGTGCGTCAGTTACTTTCTATGGTACAGCGGTAGCACGTCAATTTGAAATGATGGGTACTTTTAATATCAATGAATCCGTGGCTATTAGTCGTTCACGCGACAAATTACGTTCAATGCAATTATTGTCTAGAAAAGGCATTGGTATGCCGCGTACTGGCTTTGCAAATAAACCCGATAACATTAAAGATTTAATTAAAAATGTCGGTGGCGCACCCGTTGTTATCAAGTTACTTGAAGGTACACAAGGCATCGGTGTAGTACTAGCTGATACCGCGAAAGCAGGGGAAAGTATCATTGAAGCATTCATGGGCTTAAAAGCGAACATTTTAGTACAAGAGTTCATTAAAGAAGCTGGCGGTGCAGATATCCGTTGTTTAGTGATTGGTGGCCGTGTTGTTGCTGCGATGAAACGTCAAGGTGCAGAAGGTGAATTCCGTTCTAATTTACACCGTGGTGGTTCGGCTGTTGTGGTTAAACTAACGAAAGAAGAGCGTGAAACAGCGGTTAATGCAGCTAAAATAATGGGCTTAAACTTCTGTGGTGTTGACTTGTTACGTTCGGCAAATGGCCCAATGGTAATGGAAGTAAACTCATCACCAGGCCTTGAAGGTATTGAGAAAGCGACAGGTATGAATATTGCTGGAATGGTGTTTGATTTTATTGAAAAACGACCAAAAACAATCACTAATAAAACTCGTGGTAAAGGATAAGTAGATGAAAACATTACGCATAGGCGATTTTGATATTTTACCGGGCACTCAATGCAAAATTGAATTGCCTGTTGCAAAGTTATATACCGATGCAGATGTTTCATTACCGGTGCAAATTATTCGCGGCACTAAAGATGGTCCAACCATTTTTATTAGTGCAGCAGTACATGGTGATGAATTAAACGGCATTGAAATTATTAGACGTTTAATTAATAAACCTAACTTTAAAATTATTCGAGGTACCGTAATCGCAGTACCAATGGTTAATGTTTATGGTGTGGTTAACCAAAGTCGTTATATGCCGGATCGTCGTGATTTAAATCGCTGCTTTCCAGGTTCAGCAAAAGGTTCATTAGCGGCACGTGTAGCACATATATTTTTAACGCAAATTGTTAAACATTGTGATTACGGCATTGATTTACATACGGGTGCAATTCATCGTTCTAACTTGCCTCAAATTCGCGGTGATATGAATGATCCTGAAACAAAAGAATTAGCACAAGTCTTTGCAGTGCCTGTTATTTTACATTCAAATGTTGTAGACGGTTCTTTACGTGAATCAGCGGTAGATAATGGTACTAAAGTATTGTTATATGAAGCAGGTGAAGCGTTGCGTTTTGATGATTTCTCTATCCATGCAGGTATTAAAGGAATAGAGAATGTATTACGCCATCTTAACATGATGCGTAAAGTGACTTCTAAACGAAAATTAAAAGAACCGTATATTGCTAATAGCAGCGGTTGGTTACGTGCTAATGCAAGCGGTGTTGTAAAACATTTAGTTGAATTAGGCGACCGTGTCACGACTGGCGATAAACTTGCGGAGATCGGTAGTCCTTATGGTGAGATATTAGGGGTTGTTAAAGCGACTAGATCGGGGATTTTAATCGGTCAGCAAAATATACCTTTAGTACAAGAAGGCGAAGCGATGTTTCATATTGCTTACTTTAAAGAAGATGATGAAGCGGTGTATGAACACATTGAATCGGTGCAAGACTTTTTGCGCCCAGAAGATGCGCATAACCCTCAGCATATCATTGGAGACAAGTCATAATGCAATCTAAAGATAAAATGATTATTGGCCGCTTAGAGTCGATTGCATTACCAGAGTTAGGCATTAAAGAGATGCAAGTACGCGTTGATACCGGTGCTAAAACATCATCGCTACATGTTGATAATATTGTGAAGTATATGGAATCAGGTATACCTTGGGTGAAGTTTGATATTCACCCTGATATCCATAACGTGAAAAAGCTTATTTCATGTAAAGCAGTACTCAGTGACATTCGTAAGATAAAATCATCTAACGGAACTTCTGAAGAACGTTATGTGATAGAAACTGCGATGACCTTGGGAAAAGAAACGTGGCCCATTGAGATCACTTTAACTGACCGTGCTGACATGAACTATTTAATGTTATTTGGCCGTGAAGCAATTGGTAAGCGCTTGTTAGTGGATCCATCAAAGGTCTTTCTAGCGAAATAAACGGTTATTTTTACGACAAAAAGTTGGAAAAATCCGATCAGAGAGGTTTATATATTCATTTATATGAACCTCTTTTTTATTGATAAGCAGTATCTATAAGCAATTTTTATAAGAAGCTTCATGAATAAAAATGCAATATTAACATGATTCTAACAAGGATAACCTGCATAATAAGTGTTCTATAATTATTCTCGGAACAGACAACAACCTATGACAGATAAGCGTTTACATTTAATTATTGTCAGTGATGACAATGATTTCTTCCATTGGATAGCCTCTACTATTCGAGTTTCAAACCTTATCATCGAAACAATAAGTCAAGTCGATGTCGACTCTATTTCCGATATAAAAATAATCACAGGCAGCGAACAACTTCTGATCATTGAAGATAAAACCTATTCACAACACTTCACTAAAATCAGTCATATTTTTTCTTCTATTGACCATGATTTACCACTATTGGTTGTGACCGAAACCTATAACAATACCATGAGCAAAATTAACGCTTTTGCGATTATTGATACTATTGTAAAACCAAGTCTATCAATTCACTCTTTAGAACATGCTATTTGTTCGTTGCTAAAAGACTATAAATTAACGCAAAGACTTAAAAGGCTAGCTCACTATGATTCATTAACAGGGGCGGCCAATCGTTATTTATTTGATGATAGAATGGCTGAAACCTTAAAAAAAGCCAAGCGAGAAAAACAAGCTTTTTCATTGTTATTCTTTGATCTTAATGGTTTTAAATCAGTTAATGATAACTACGGACATGAGGTGGGTGATTTATTACTTAAGCACTTTGTAGCGCAGCTTAATAAAGTCAGAAGAGAAACAGATACCTTAGCAAGATTAGGTGGCGATGAATTTTGCATGCTATTACCTAATACCGATAAACCTAGCTTATTAAAACTTGTTGATAGAATTAAAGATACACTTTCATTACCTTTAGTGGACTTAGGCATTGAATTACATATTCAATCAGCAATAGGCGGCGTTAATATTCAAAACCAAAGTATCAGCTTATTAAGCCCTAAAGAGATTTTAAAAATAGCGGATAAATGTGTTTATGAAGCGAAGAAAACCCCAGAAACACATTTGGTATTAGACACTATTTAAGTGTTTTAATAACACTCACTTTTTAACATTGATGACTGATGTTAACTATTTACAATTCTGACGAAATGCATTGTGACCCTGCTTCTGTTGTTGCTTTACTTTAGCTAACAGAGCTTCAATTTCAACTTTATCATTGGTTTCGCTCAGTGCTTTAAAAGTTGCGTTCAAATCCTGCATCTCTTTTTGGTACAGAGCGAATTTTACTTTTTGATCTGCACTTATTCCACCTTTGCTATCAGCATCATGATGGCTTGCTTTAGAGATAACAACGGGTGTCAACTGCTCTGCCTTTGCACTGAGTTTTAATAACTCATTCGCATGTTCCTTCATCTCTGCTTGGTCTTCAGAATTAAAGCTTTTGTTATATGCTCTTAGCTCACTTTTCATGTACTTCATCATATCGCCTAGCTCAGTATCTTTAATCTCACAATGTTCTGCATGAGCAAAAGCTTGACTCATTGGTAGTGATAAAAATAATGTTGCCGCTAGCGATAAAGCGAGTTTGCTTTTTTTAACGGTCATTGTTCTAGTCGTCGTAGTTTTAATCATATTAGTCATGTCCTGTAAAATATGTGCTGTCAGTAAGTCGCTTAATCATGGGGGGAACTACAAGTTGAAGCTAATGATTAAC
Coding sequences:
- a CDS encoding universal stress protein yields the protein MITEQFIWFIDSRFYYQTTSLDKIVHLIPPHQKSIKIIIDASVQLKGRGYWHLFNDKQQLSDELMQKIETKKEQLIKFFTMNAMDVEITINSSADYLKVLNAEVNNNQNSVVVIEDNVVDKRHSIFQRLTDIKAPVLLLNKQAWKHPLSVIGAVDPLHEHARITTIDEHIATLSESWARQLKASWLIAHCYHVTSVLVKYKSKILSMHRDGLADFAKRHRIPAGKTILLEGVPEVALTSYIKKNSSNILVIGLVTRNKLEQFWIGSTTTVLLTELPCDILLVKK
- a CDS encoding LysR family transcriptional regulator encodes the protein MKIELLKTFLEVSRSLHFRIASENLFITQSAVSARIKLLEEDLGVLLFDRSKKHLKLTPEGHRLIKHANELIFMWQKTKQDVGITAQHSMQLVVGATSTIWDIVLQNWLHKIHLNVEDVSLLTSTYSAPELRKSLLNRVIDIAFLFDPTFVGEIVSEKVATVPLHLVTTNPDHVDSSAALTDFIMVDYGESITAQYLREFQDAPEAKHFMSQPRIALNFILDAGGAAYLPRQITFEYLKSNQLFLVDEAPVFRREIYANYLAKNQKVDMIEQVLQLFPHVRT
- a CDS encoding mechanosensitive ion channel family protein — its product is MDLSQINEILSYKLITISGQAITLSHILLIPAVILIGILLTRWIAKLITKRLISKKVDPNVIHLLLRVFYVIAMAILLVTTLELINVPITAFAFLSGAIAIGVGFGAQNIINNFISGWILMWERPIRIGDFLEVESAKGVVEEINTRSTRIRRVDGVHLLIPNSKLLENTVVNWTLVDSLVRTSVTVGVAYGSPAKKVAELIMQATTDQKRIVESPAPVVTFEDFGDNALMFEVTFWLDSNAEGGLRVMRSNIRFRLEELFEENNIVVAYPQRDIHIDGSLTINK
- the rimK gene encoding 30S ribosomal protein S6--L-glutamate ligase → MKIAILSRNPKLYSTRRLKEAGEAQGHEVDIIDTLHCYMDITSSRPTVRYHGEELPQYDAIIPRIGASVTFYGTAVARQFEMMGTFNINESVAISRSRDKLRSMQLLSRKGIGMPRTGFANKPDNIKDLIKNVGGAPVVIKLLEGTQGIGVVLADTAKAGESIIEAFMGLKANILVQEFIKEAGGADIRCLVIGGRVVAAMKRQGAEGEFRSNLHRGGSAVVVKLTKEERETAVNAAKIMGLNFCGVDLLRSANGPMVMEVNSSPGLEGIEKATGMNIAGMVFDFIEKRPKTITNKTRGKG
- a CDS encoding succinylglutamate desuccinylase/aspartoacylase family protein; translated protein: MKTLRIGDFDILPGTQCKIELPVAKLYTDADVSLPVQIIRGTKDGPTIFISAAVHGDELNGIEIIRRLINKPNFKIIRGTVIAVPMVNVYGVVNQSRYMPDRRDLNRCFPGSAKGSLAARVAHIFLTQIVKHCDYGIDLHTGAIHRSNLPQIRGDMNDPETKELAQVFAVPVILHSNVVDGSLRESAVDNGTKVLLYEAGEALRFDDFSIHAGIKGIENVLRHLNMMRKVTSKRKLKEPYIANSSGWLRANASGVVKHLVELGDRVTTGDKLAEIGSPYGEILGVVKATRSGILIGQQNIPLVQEGEAMFHIAYFKEDDEAVYEHIESVQDFLRPEDAHNPQHIIGDKS
- a CDS encoding mechanosensitive ion channel family protein, with the protein product MFEKISSIDLTTNAFFQTLINNNSVLTIVLILALMASKSYILKFLQKKGKTNKRLKINIVNNTITILIFIGIFNIWAAEFHEFAISIAAFVVAIVIATREFIQCFIGFLYIVSSRPFRIGDWIQVGDYYGEVHSIDWAKLTLLEVNIDSYEYTGKTLYVPNSKLITSSIKNLNFLKRYAMHHFTITRDGSVNPFIFLDELYEKAHGYCADFNDVAIRYNQLIENRLDVHIAGPEPHIQVATSEIGDTQLIFTIFCPTDRALEIEQCLTGDFMRLWFEQQQLIKQSN
- a CDS encoding DUF21 domain-containing protein translates to MSVDIIIWIAIVLCISQSAIFSGLNIALFSLSRLQLEVESTKGNIEAKKVLRLRNDSNFLLTTILWGNVGINVLLTLLSDSALAGISSFLFSTIAITIIGEITPQAYFSRNALKMGAFLSPVIRFYQVIFYPVAKPTALILDAWLGKEGITYLAESELSSIIRKHIEAEETDINHVEGIGALNFFKLDKISVIEEGEVIDPFSIIALPTKLDLPIIPEITSAPNNEFLKLMNKSGHRWVVLTNLEGDPLVVVDSDSFLRDVFFETENFDPYKHCHRPTIITDESTMLNDAIIRMKMGESVDKTFDGAIERDVLLIWGENKRIITGADIFGLLLKGIQPQALQNNLLSTIKV
- a CDS encoding magnesium transporter CorA family protein, with the translated sequence MIRCMLLKSDKSCAYGDESLIEIWKQNPSDSLWIDFDSHDQTEERALLKKLGCHSLAISDAQRDRHPPKIELFDDYIFMLYRGIYHPGDDLVFEHLQIAMFVGTNIVITSHAKKSISIDKLFADEGEKYLAKSPITLALRVFHYSCGIYLQKLFEFEEKLESIEDQFQMGGDDKMMQEITLYRSRLTKLKRTFNYHSNIGSELKILVTDETPIINQADLHTVTDVHERIERLLSLSQMHYDICSDLVNGYLSVASHQLNATMRVLTVITAIFIPLGFLAGLYGMNFEYIPELKVANGYYYLLSFMGFISISLVMLFKKKRWL
- a CDS encoding magnesium transporter, whose translation is MSLELLPDYIEKINNNFENETDIKEVIVEVEQELSDEQIALLLESFPIKLRIEIWLSFSDETQQNVFIEMKPESRELILNACDDELCFPLLTKLDAVDLLELSESLNDRFIDYAVSKMTAKQRSLYKKSCDYALDEVGHWQNFTEVQIPQQLKLSAVKKVCSKNLPTFTDVIYIVDDNAVLIGEIALNAIFKAENEEEYKSFINTDIEYISSNDDIAIASDKLIDSDTSALPVIDENRCLTGRLDLPTAYRYREQIAEAQLIQAAGLVEEEDLFGNVWQSSKNRAVWLGINLVTAFLASWFIGLFEATIQQVVALAVLMPVVASMGGISGSQTITLIIRGLALGQINDANKKDIIAKELKVGAINGVLWAIVIGAITFVWFDNPLLSLTIFISILGNILIASLSGVWVPWMLSKFNIDPALSGSVVLTTVTDIFGFIVFLGLGSLLLL